In the genome of Hydractinia symbiolongicarpus strain clone_291-10 chromosome 5, HSymV2.1, whole genome shotgun sequence, one region contains:
- the LOC130646319 gene encoding uncharacterized protein LOC130646319 codes for MRLKKRTRETGYEVDGEIGEDQQDVLLSDDGFPSVVEEFVDSEEVKQRGSTEKESLEVTMQKIAKEPDFELSDDEDEDPGECLDFLRWCNEIPLTIGKADIPFVSVSCTPWWRDDSVVFGLQPKLANELQGYYKDDDVVSFDDEVDEELEKIFACDMNKLQIERLVDGGLNLMSC; via the exons ATGCGATTGAAGAAAAGAACTCGCGAGACTGGATACGAAGTTGATGGAGAAATCGGAGAAGATCAACAGGATGTGTTGCTTTCTGACGATGGATTTCCCTCTGTGGTGGAGGAATTTGTTGACTCAGAGGAAGTTAAACAACGCGGAAGCACAGAGAAGGAGAGCCTTGAAGTTACCATGCAAAAAATTGCGAAGGAGCCCGATTTCGAGCTGAGTGACGATGAAGATGAAGATCCTGGAGAATGTTTGGACTTTCTACGCTGGTGCAATGAAATTCCACTGACTATTGGCAAAGCTGATATTCCGTTCGTGTCTGTTTCATGCACACCGTGGTGGAGAGACGACAGTGTTGTCTTTGGATTGCAGCCTAAACTTGCAAATGAGCTTCAAGGTTATTACAAAGATGATGATGTTGTTTCGTTTGATGATGAAGTTGACGAGGAGTTAGAAAAGATCTTTGCATGTGACATGAATAAGCTTCAAATTGAAAGATTGGTGGATGGAGGGCTGAATTTGATGAGCTG ctga
- the LOC130644244 gene encoding ribosome production factor 2 homolog, which translates to MASQVSKPKTQRGKRFLLNRDAKLEENTKTVMLIRGGKTSEMVTQAMRDIHALKKPNATMFHRKNILRPFEDQSSLEFFSQRSDASLMVFGSHSKKRPHNLVFGCFYDFHMLDMFELGIERYQPISEFKAHKVTVGTKPCLLFSGEEFENKIEYRRLKSLFIDFWRGEKVENIRLQGLEHILQFTACEDKIYLRSYRVLLKKSGLKTPRVEVEEIGPSFNFALRRTRLATESLYKQSLRQPKALKPRKVKNVEHDVFGTKTGRIHMQKQDLETLQTRKMKGLKRGKKSEEGDNQKKQKTDQDAE; encoded by the exons ATGGCTTCACAAGTTTC AAAACCAAAAACACAGAGAGGCAAGCGTTTTTTATTAAACAGAGATGCAAAACTTGAAGAAAATACCAAAACAGTGATGCTTATTCGGGGTGGCAAAACAAGTGAAATGGTGACTCAAGCAATGAGAGATATA caTGCCTTAAAAAAACCAAATGCAACAATGTTTCACAG aaaaaatattttaagaccaTTTGAGGATCAGAGTTCTTTG GAATTTTTCTCCCAGCGAAGCGATGCATCCCTCATGGTATTTGGTTCACATTCCAAGAAGAGACCACATAACCTAGTGTTTG gtTGTTTTTATGATTTCCACATGCTGGATATGTTTGAACTTGGTATAGAGAGATACCAACCGATATCTGAGTTTAag GCTCATAAAGTTACCGTTGGCACCAAACCATGCCTACTGTTTTCTGGTGAAGAGTTTGAGAATAAGATAGAATATAGAAGACTCAAGTCCTTGTTCATAG ATTTTTGGCGCggtgaaaaagttgaaaatatccGTTTACAAGGTCTTGAACACATTTTACAATTCACAGCATGTGAGGATAAAATCTATCTGCGCAGTTACAG AGTGTTATTAAAAAAGTCTGGCTTGAAAACACCGCGAGTGGAAGTGGAAGAAATTGGACCGTCATTTAACTTCGCTCTGCGAAGAACACGCCTTGCTACTGAATCGCTCTACAAACAATCTCTAAGACAACCCAAGGCCCTCAAG CCAAGAAAGGTTAAAAATGTGGAACATGATGTGTTTGGCACCAAGACTGGTCGTATCCACATGCAAAAACAAGATTTAGAGACTTTACAGACGCGAAAAATGAAAGGACTTAAAAGAGGTAAAAAGTCAGAAGAAGGCGATAAtcaaaagaaacagaaaacagaCCAAGATGCTGAATGA
- the LOC130645896 gene encoding uncharacterized protein LOC130645896, with amino-acid sequence MKGISDEDYEHAQKVWNAIGGVALGNYHDVYLNTDVLLLPDVFETFRHTCQEHYGIDLPHFYTTPGLAWRAALKETKVALELLTDINMLLMFEKGLRGGIIQAVKRYAKANNSYMPDYKPDEASTFIQYLDANNFYGWAMVQKLPTNGFRWIKDPEKFTPEFIEKLVEKDNKGYILEVDVEYPQTLHKTHNDLPFLPETMTIGKVRKLVPNLYNKQRYVMHIRTWNQALKHGLVLTKVHRAIKFEQEAWLKPYIDKNTQLRTKAKIKSEQDFFKLMNNSVFCKTMENLRNHRDIKLITDEQQYKKYVQKLNFKDSVRFSENLIGVEIGKLKITMNKPVYLGQAIIDMSKLDIAGDVEARFDTSGYSKDDNRPLPLCKNKKVICLMKDELSGKIMTEFVALRAKMYAYRILDESEGKRCKGIKSFEDYKECLFGGKTMYREQVLFEHKKHEIYTVNKSKIALNRDDDKRIIAEDGIKTQFQIDKNGQLTKWCIKCLDGQKATQETRLRDALNYDTEGARERRIPQRRIATREAPLQKHTADVDRRQPKEGQSI; translated from the exons ATGAAGGGCATTAGCGATGAGGATTATGAGCATGCACAAAAGGTATGGAATGCAATTGGAGGTGTGGCTCTTGGTAATTACCACGACGTGTACTTGAACACCGATGTCCTGCTGCTACCTGATGTGTTCGAGACTTTCCGCCATACCTGCCAAGAGCACTATGGAATAGATCTTCCGCACTTCTACACCACCCCCGGTTTAGCCTGGAGGGCTGCCCTCAAAGAAACCAAAGTTGCGCTAGAGCTCCTCACAGACATCAACATGCTCTTGATGTTCGAAAAGGGCCTACGAGGGGGGATCATACAAGCGGTAAAGCGCTACGCCAAAGCCAACAACTCATACATGCCGGACTATAAGCCTGACGAAGCCAGCACTTTCATTCAGTATCTAGATGCGAACAACTTTTACGGATGGGCGATGGTTCAAAAGCTTCCAACAAACGGCTTTAGATGGATCAAGGACCCCGAGAAGTTTACACCCGAGTTCATCGAGAAATTGGTGGAGAAAGACAACAAGGGGTACATCCTCGAAGTTGACGTTGAGTATCCGCAGACTTTGCACAAGACCCATAACGACTTGCCCTTCCTACCAGAGACTATGACGATTGGGAAGGTGCGGAAGTTAGTACCTAACCTATATAACAAGCAAAGGTATGTGATGCACATCAGAACCTGGAACCAGGCGCTGAAGCATGGTTTGGTGTTGACGAAAGTACACCGCGCGATCAAGTTTGAACAAGAGGCGTGGTTGAAGCCGTATATAGACAAGAATACCCAGCTCCGTACCAAAGCGAAGATTAAATCCGAGCAGGACTTTTTCAAGTTGATGAACAACAGTGTGTTCTGTAAAACCATGGAGAATTTACGGAATCACCGAGACATAAAGCTGATTACCGATGAGCAGCAGTACAAGAAGTATGTCCAAAAACTCAATTTCAAAGATAGTGTACGGTTCAGCGAGAACTTGATCGGCGTGGAGATTGGGAAACTCAAGATCACCATGAACAAGCCTGTGTATCTTGGGCAAGCCATAATAGACATGAGCAAGCTC GATATCGCGGGAGACGTGGAAGCCAGATTCGACACCAGTGGATACTCTAAAGATGACAACAGACCCCTACCTCTGTGCAAGAATAAGAAGGTGATTTGTTTAATGAAAGACGAGCTGAGTGGGAAGATTATGACGGAGTTTGTCGCCCTACGCGCTAAAATGTATGCCTATCGTATATTGGATGAGAGTGAAGGCAAGCGCTGCAAAGGCATAAAGAG CTTCGAGGACTACAAGGAGTGCTTGTTTGGTGGCAAAACGATGTATAGAGAGCAGGTCCTATTTGAACATAAGAAGCACGAGATCTATACGGTCAACAAAAGCAAAATAGCACTGAACAGAGACGACGACAAGCGGATCATCGCGGAAGATGGGATTAAGAC ACAATTTCAGATCGACAAAAACGGACAACTGACAAAATGGTGCATTAAATGCTTAGATGGTCAGAAGGCGACACAGGAAA CCAGACTTCGCGATGCTTTAAACTATGATACAGAGGGTGCG AGAGAACGGAGAATACCCCAGCGAAGAATTGCAACTCGCGAGGCTCCACTACAAAAACATACAGCCGATGTGGATCGAAGACAACCAAAAGAAGGGCAATCGATATAA